Within Plodia interpunctella isolate USDA-ARS_2022_Savannah chromosome 17, ilPloInte3.2, whole genome shotgun sequence, the genomic segment TAATGTAAAAGcagtattcttttttatttcaggtacaCTATAGTGTTGCTGATATATACATTCAGCCTAGTAATGACAATTAGCCTGCGGCCTTGGCTGCTTGCCTGGCACACTCCCAATTATGGCAAAAAGGCCATATACTGTGCCCTGTATTTTTATCCCATACTCATACTAATTCACACAGTTGCTGCTGGcttaatttgtaagtataaaaatttatttatattttaagtattggcagttttaaaataaaaaattgtatgatgTTGAATTTTGTAGATTTGCATTATAGGCGAATGagacataaaataagtttgttatcaTGTCTATACACAATAAGTGTTCAGCAAAGGGTTTATCTAGGTTTGATTATGATTCCTTGACTTAAATGctcatatacttatttaatttctttcagATTGCTCCTTCCCAtacataataatcataatatctaTGATGACGTCAGCTTCTCACTTTTCTGTCAAACTGGACCAATCAGCACCCGCCCTGCTCGTTTCGTCAATCACAGACACCAGAAACTTGACAATCCTACTCGGCCACTGGCTAGTCCATGCTTATGGTATTATATCTTTGACCGGCTTTAAAGAACTGTGGTATTTGTCCCTGGTTCCAGCTCCAGCATTGTTCTATATATTGACAGCTCAGTTCACTGACCCAATGAAAATACACAATGATTGACAAACACAGAAACCATTTGCAAAGTTggtattgaattgaattaataaGAGATGGGAGGAGATTAAGATGAAGCCAGGACTATTCttgtataggtatatttttaataactacaagatcagtcaataaataaattcccttaaaatatactaaaactGGATATCAATCAAGCCAGATTAACATTAACACgatttgtaaattaatgtatagTGTAACAAATATCATTGTATTGTGGTCAGCCGATGataattgttaatattgtaagttattattatctaatataataGATTGATGTTGTTTATAATGAGATATTATTCTTCGTTTTTTTCCTGTTAAATTGCACCAGAGGTCGACGGAAGAGAAGAATCGCCCTTTCATCTGTGTGTGTttgaagttataaaaaaaatactatatttttggaCCATTGAGTTTCCGAAACGTGTTTCCGTAATATACTCGATTTGCGAAACATATTTTGAGGCCAGTTCTGTTCAGTTCGCTAAGTACGGTTGGTAGCAGGCTAGTTGCCAAGATTCTGTCGAGCGCTATCTGATTCTGGTCCGTTGTTCTGTTCCAAGCTACACAGTTAAGTATGCAATAGAAATGTGACAACTCGGCAACGTAGCCTTGCGACGTATAAATCTTTGTCTTGACTTGCTTGACTGCACCACTGCACTTGACAATGCACCAGAAGATTTTGCAGTAAGTGCAAATGTGaagttttatttgcatttggaaaaaatattaagcaaATAGGTACTTcggtacttattttttattttgtgcttGATTTATGGCGGTAACCCGTGATGTCATTGGGTCGACCATTAACATAATATAGGTAAAATagggaaaataaattataaaaaatgtttcttttgaCATTTGTTCACgccataaaaaaatgaaaatatgtcgaatattttttgatttcacAATGGAATCAAAACTATTGGGTGGGTAGTTCCCGTTGACctaaaatcatgaaatttggcaaaaaaCAATATCTTAGCAAAGAATCAGCACAGCACATAAGGGACATATCTGAAAACCGTCAAAAtgtaatatacttacctatatattttgttatacatttatttacttatattttctgGTCGAATTTTACGGAACCATGTGCGAGCAACTCTCGTTTGACCGCTTAATTTTTAGGTATCTATggccattcaaaatttcaattaggTAGATGCAATACAAACGATTTTTACCAAATAACAACAAGCTTTCATCTACCATTTCTCCAACACTTCCTACACAAAAGTAAATTTCGCTACCCACCGCTCTATACCAATAAAGATTTCAACAGAGCCTTAAATTACGAAGCATTAGACAAAGGCCGAGAAGGCGAAATGAAAAGAAACTGCTGCGTTTATAGGCGGTATCATTATTAAACGCTTTCTTTGCCGGCGCCATGAAAAAGACGGTTTACACGGACCGTTTATTTGTTGCTTATCTTTTACATGTATTCTGGGGTTTCATCACGCCTTTTGTACGCGATATCTTGATCTTTGCGAAAAAAATAGCAAGCACGAATTGTACCTACTTCGCAGATGTTCCGTAGGAAGGAATTCAATAACCAGTGCCAATTTTTGGAAGGTGACTGTAGCAAACTCTAAGTAGATATTTGTAATTGTTGTTAGCttagtttctttattttaatttctacttCCTTGTTTCTGTATGATGACACAGCCAATGCTGTATCAGCGGTCTATTGGTCTTTACAAATCTAAATCGACGAGTCTACATGCTAAGAAaacaaagtaggtacatatctTTATCACTCTTCTAAGTATAGATACAACATGGTACTTAGtaaaacatagaaataaatatgcagTAAATAGGTACGAAAATTAAAAGGGTTTTAAAAACTACGGGACCCTAAAAAGCAAATGAACACAGCCCACGGAAATGAAAAGCGTCTAATGATTCTTCGTCTTTTTTTGTCCTTTGATAACACTggcgtttttatatttaagatcaCACTTTGATAAAAGTGGTAATCGTTATGTTACTAAAACATTGCGGTATCTTATTGTGTAACcctgtaaatatttgataataaataattgagaaGCATTTTAAATCAGTGCCGCATGCCGGTTCTAGAACTATACAAGCGTCTTGGGCGAAATTTCTAGAAGTATTTCTCATAATTGCATctgaaatatctataatttgAGAGGCCGCGAGTTCGTaccaactaaaataaattattcacaaaGTTGCAGCACCCCTTTGTATCTTCGCCGTGGGACAAGCCAATCGCAACAATAATCTATAGTTAGTGTCCCCTCTGCAAGCGTTCAAAAGTGGTGAAATGGCAGAAAATCATTAGCAAGTTGTATCTGAAGAATGATGTCCGACCGATGTCGGTCATGAcgacaattatatatatatatatataaaacaatagtgCAATTAActttacctacttacctatataaataaatagtaaccAAAATAATATGAGATTAATATTTCAAGTCGCCGATATAGCTGGCTAGGCCAGAAAGTGCTGACTCTCATAcggtttaataaaaatgcggCGAGTCTGCGCTGTTGTTTTATGCGGATCTAGCTGAATAAAGCAATATCTGCAAGCCAAAGATTTTGCTAGCTTTGTTGAagcttttataatgtttaaggAAAGTCTTAAACAAgggattaattaaaaaaacaaaagaccCGCCTACATTTCGACTGAAACGAGATTtacgtaggtatttttttaagttttaaagaGTTTTTATAACGATATGTTGTAGGTATATGTGGCAGGTGAGACAGTGATGTGAATGATATATGACtttttaaagattaaattCATTATCTTTGTTATGTAACTAAGGAGGTACGATGCCACAGATGGAAATCATCCAGCCGTTTGGAGATAACATGAGGTAATAATATAcgacatacctacatacatacaagatGTTAAGGACGCGAGGATACGAGAGTAGAGTAAGTATGATAGGTACTAGTATGAGTATATGcgctgttaaaaaaaaatactacatcataaaataatacatacataccacTACATCATCGATGAGCTATCCTCAAATATTTTGGagtaggtattaaaaaataccaaacaCCATAGGATTTGAATTTCGTACAACAATCACCGGAATAGAATAGAAGGCCTTAGCAGtttgttgtaataaatattttgtcgcCCAAATATAAGCACCAAACCTGAGCTCCAGGGTTATCACGAcacattcaaaaattttaatgagtaTGACTaggttttttataatgtagtaGGCTAACGAACATGCAggttgcctgatggtaagaAAACATTGCAGACGGGGTTACCGGGGCTTTGCCGACTTTTTGAGTAAGTGTTTCGAAAGAAACCCTTTTAAGAAACTTTTCTTATAAGCCCCAATGTCGTAACTTTTACACTACACCTACACAACTACACCGCTGAGGTACTTGTAGTTAACGAATTTAATTCAGTCAGTTTACCTAAATgacgtatttaaaaaaatatcaatattttaaagtgcaTTTTGTTGTTGTGTTGTAATGGGAAGCCTTGAAAAACTCATTTCTCCTTTCCCGGTTATTTCCTTAGCCGTAATGGATCGGAGAGCCCAGGGTCgtatttctactttttcttctccactttgcACAGTCTTCGGTATccttagtacctactt encodes:
- the LOC128676901 gene encoding JNK1/MAPK8-associated membrane protein — its product is MSNVRTCPGLFCGRTELEDGSWSDCGACPRGFRTNASSYCTPCADEPSLYDWQYLGFMVLLPLVLHWFFIDVVAAGKSKEGILIQHICAFVEVVTGTLAALLVLPPTGYIALHVCTPKALSDWYTLLHNPQPDYKETLHCTQEAVYPLYTIVLLIYTFSLVMTISLRPWLLAWHTPNYGKKAIYCALYFYPILILIHTVAAGLIYCSFPYIIIIISMMTSASHFSVKLDQSAPALLVSSITDTRNLTILLGHWLVHAYGIISLTGFKELWYLSLVPAPALFYILTAQFTDPMKIHND